One Ananas comosus cultivar F153 linkage group 1, ASM154086v1, whole genome shotgun sequence DNA window includes the following coding sequences:
- the LOC109717578 gene encoding uncharacterized protein LOC109717578 isoform X2, with protein sequence MAVDIRHFDGDDPLADLSPLSLLPRTLGAATLAEPSSSKPHDAESFQNLLKSVALEGSTDILEQARMIVQSYSNNKSVHADAGDLAIVTNGKLDNHGRRPALGRKRAQFSLKPIPSLSTQNVDFSSIDCIKDPEEYFWAVEKLENAEKELKRLRGEASTDLEQNSQTTTTRQQRPGILRKKVSYRYDYTAEVDSFRARGVSQDESLDGKASSSSEALTSIISTDNIRSKDIDRPGSSVNDNLLDATERKDSVTEREKDVNGILDNLLSSFKDLDEDEGAALLRESLQIKSINVGKVRLPDLPNIGSLHTKAMRRSPKIPISSTNAARSALAAISTLQKRISPKDPRADLYTMSLNPDEAYCNDSSPSIVGRGKKSPSHPKGHGSRVLTSGDASTSIMVNGEKSSLLGKLSVPLSQADRVINKVTTEEKLTSSPCTPQHSTEHSYKEADNNKSISTELGGRIDEQVNDMKLEALVADHPTREVEEPSFSYMNIDGTEGLSSPGGENGVPVRVTGETTTNENEHRTEGASREKVNVAEQEPVANDEASKDYSSHQVTVHQMDARSDNPPIVSDENNEVQVLQAVSEASPNRARKGKTLQRKQNKAKLNSRRQSLADAGLLWKSGVRRSTRVRSRPLEYWRGERFLYGRIHNSLATVXGIKSFSPDKDGKEPVLKVKSFVSDQYADLVERAALH encoded by the exons ATGGCAGTCGACATCCGCCACTTCGACGGCGACGATCCCCTCGCCGACCTCTCTCCCctttctctcctccctcgcacGCTTGGAGCCGCGACCCTCGCCGAACCCTCGTCCTCGAAGCCCCACGATGCGGAGTCGTTCCAAAACCTCCTCAAATCCGTG GCATTGGAAGGTTCAACAGACATTTTGGAACAGGCGCGAATGATCGTCCAGAGCTATTCAAACAATAAAAGTGTGCATGCAGATGCTGGAGACTTGGCTATAGTCACGAATGGCAAGCTTGATAACCATGGGCGAAGGCCCGCATTGGGTCGTAAACGAGCTCAATTTTCTTTGAAGCCCATCCCAAG TCTTTCCAcgcaaaatgtagatttttcgAGCATAGATTGCATCAAAGATCCTGAAGAGTATTTTTGGGCCGTTGAGAAGCTTGAAA ATGCCGAGAAAGAATTGAAGAGACTGAGGGGTGAGGCTTCCACTGATTTAGAGCAGAATTCACAGACTACAACTACTCGTCAGCAACGTCCGGGAATACTACG GAAGAAAGTTAGCTACAGGTATGATTACACTGCTGAAGTGGATAGTTTTAGAGCTCGTGGAGTATCACAAGATGAATCTCTTGATGGAAAGGCTTCTAGCTCATCGGAAGCTTTGACTAGCATCATTTCAACTGACAACATACGTTCCAAAGATATTGACCGTCCTGGCTCTTCAGTAAATGACAATCTCTTGGATGCAACAGAAAGAAAAG ATTCTGTCACTGAGAGGGAGAAGGATGTCAATGGTATCCTAGACAATTTACTATCTTCATTCAAGGATTTGGATGAAGATGAAGGGGCAGCTTTATTGAGGGAGAGCTTGCAGATTAAATCAATTAACGTGGGAAAAGTACGCCTTCCAGACTTGCCTAATATTGGATCATTACACACTAAAGCTATGAGAAGAAGCCCCAAAATTCCAATATCTTCAACAAATGCAGCTAGGAGTGCACTTGCTGCAATTTCAACCTTGCAAAAACGTATTTCGCCAAAAGATCCACGAGCTGATTTATACACAATGTCCCTCAATCCTGATGAAGCATATTGTAATGATTCTTCTCCAAGTATTGTAGGCCGAGGCAAGAAATCTCCTTCACACCCAAAAGGCCATGGTAGTAGGGTTCTGACTTCTGGTGATGCCTCTACTTCTATAATGGTAAATGGAGAAAAATCAAGTTTGCTTGGAAAATTGTCTGTTCCACTTTCTCAGGCAGATAGGGTGATCAATAAGGTCACGACTGAAGAAAAGCTAACAAGTTCCCCGTGCACACCTCAGCATAGCACAGAGCATAGCTACAAGGAAGCTGATAATAACAAGTCTATATCTACTGAGCTTGGTGGCCGTATAGACGAACAG GTAAATGATATGAAGTTAGAGGCTTTAGTCGCTGATCATCCAACTAGGGAAGTTGAAGAGCCATCTTTTAGTTATATGAATATTGATGGAACAGAAGGCTTGTCTAGTCCAGGTGGTGAAAATGGTGTTCCAGTTAGGGTTACTGGCGAAACTACTACTAATGAGAATGAACACAGAACTGAAGGTGCTTCCAGAGAGAAG GTAAACGTTGCTGAACAAGAACCGGTGGCAAATGACGAAGCTTCTAAAG ATTATTCAAGTCATCAAGTGACTGTCCATCAAATGGATGCACGATCAGATAATCCACCTATTGTCTCAGATGAAAATAATGAG GTGCAGGTTCTCCAGGCAGTTTCTGAAGCATCTCCTAATAGAGCAAGGAAAGGAAAAACATTGCAGAGAAAACAAAACAAGGCAAAGTTGAATTCAAGAAGACAAAGTCTTGCAG aTGCTGGTCTCTTGTGGAAATCTGGTGTAAGGCGAAGCACTAGAGTTAGATCAAGACCTTTGGAGTACTGGCGCGGGGAAAGATTTCTGTATGGACGTATACATAATA GCTTGGCAACAGTCAT NGGGATCAAATCTTTCTCTCCCGACAAAGATGGTAAGGAGCCAGTCCTGAAGGTGAAGTCCTTTGTCTCTGATCAATATGCTGATCTTGTTGAGCGTGCAGCGCTCCATTAA
- the LOC109717578 gene encoding uncharacterized protein LOC109717578 isoform X1, protein MAVDIRHFDGDDPLADLSPLSLLPRTLGAATLAEPSSSKPHDAESFQNLLKSVALEGSTDILEQARMIVQSYSNNKSVHADAGDLAIVTNGKLDNHGRRPALGRKRAQFSLKPIPSLSTQNVDFSSIDCIKDPEEYFWAVEKLENAEKELKRLRGEASTDLEQNSQTTTTRQQRPGILRKKVSYRYDYTAEVDSFRARGVSQDESLDGKASSSSEALTSIISTDNIRSKDIDRPGSSVNDNLLDATERKDSVTEREKDVNGILDNLLSSFKDLDEDEGAALLRESLQIKSINVGKVRLPDLPNIGSLHTKAMRRSPKIPISSTNAARSALAAISTLQKRISPKDPRADLYTMSLNPDEAYCNDSSPSIVGRGKKSPSHPKGHGSRVLTSGDASTSIMVNGEKSSLLGKLSVPLSQADRVINKVTTEEKLTSSPCTPQHSTEHSYKEADNNKSISTELGGRIDEQVNDMKLEALVADHPTREVEEPSFSYMNIDGTEGLSSPGGENGVPVRVTGETTTNENEHRTEGASREKVNVAEQEPVANDEASKDYSSHQVTVHQMDARSDNPPIVSDENNEVQVLQAVSEASPNRARKGKTLQRKQNKAKLNSRRQSLADAGLLWKSGVRRSTRVRSRPLEYWRGERFLYGRIHNSLATVIGIKSFSPDKDGKEPVLKVKSFVSDQYADLVERAALH, encoded by the exons ATGGCAGTCGACATCCGCCACTTCGACGGCGACGATCCCCTCGCCGACCTCTCTCCCctttctctcctccctcgcacGCTTGGAGCCGCGACCCTCGCCGAACCCTCGTCCTCGAAGCCCCACGATGCGGAGTCGTTCCAAAACCTCCTCAAATCCGTG GCATTGGAAGGTTCAACAGACATTTTGGAACAGGCGCGAATGATCGTCCAGAGCTATTCAAACAATAAAAGTGTGCATGCAGATGCTGGAGACTTGGCTATAGTCACGAATGGCAAGCTTGATAACCATGGGCGAAGGCCCGCATTGGGTCGTAAACGAGCTCAATTTTCTTTGAAGCCCATCCCAAG TCTTTCCAcgcaaaatgtagatttttcgAGCATAGATTGCATCAAAGATCCTGAAGAGTATTTTTGGGCCGTTGAGAAGCTTGAAA ATGCCGAGAAAGAATTGAAGAGACTGAGGGGTGAGGCTTCCACTGATTTAGAGCAGAATTCACAGACTACAACTACTCGTCAGCAACGTCCGGGAATACTACG GAAGAAAGTTAGCTACAGGTATGATTACACTGCTGAAGTGGATAGTTTTAGAGCTCGTGGAGTATCACAAGATGAATCTCTTGATGGAAAGGCTTCTAGCTCATCGGAAGCTTTGACTAGCATCATTTCAACTGACAACATACGTTCCAAAGATATTGACCGTCCTGGCTCTTCAGTAAATGACAATCTCTTGGATGCAACAGAAAGAAAAG ATTCTGTCACTGAGAGGGAGAAGGATGTCAATGGTATCCTAGACAATTTACTATCTTCATTCAAGGATTTGGATGAAGATGAAGGGGCAGCTTTATTGAGGGAGAGCTTGCAGATTAAATCAATTAACGTGGGAAAAGTACGCCTTCCAGACTTGCCTAATATTGGATCATTACACACTAAAGCTATGAGAAGAAGCCCCAAAATTCCAATATCTTCAACAAATGCAGCTAGGAGTGCACTTGCTGCAATTTCAACCTTGCAAAAACGTATTTCGCCAAAAGATCCACGAGCTGATTTATACACAATGTCCCTCAATCCTGATGAAGCATATTGTAATGATTCTTCTCCAAGTATTGTAGGCCGAGGCAAGAAATCTCCTTCACACCCAAAAGGCCATGGTAGTAGGGTTCTGACTTCTGGTGATGCCTCTACTTCTATAATGGTAAATGGAGAAAAATCAAGTTTGCTTGGAAAATTGTCTGTTCCACTTTCTCAGGCAGATAGGGTGATCAATAAGGTCACGACTGAAGAAAAGCTAACAAGTTCCCCGTGCACACCTCAGCATAGCACAGAGCATAGCTACAAGGAAGCTGATAATAACAAGTCTATATCTACTGAGCTTGGTGGCCGTATAGACGAACAG GTAAATGATATGAAGTTAGAGGCTTTAGTCGCTGATCATCCAACTAGGGAAGTTGAAGAGCCATCTTTTAGTTATATGAATATTGATGGAACAGAAGGCTTGTCTAGTCCAGGTGGTGAAAATGGTGTTCCAGTTAGGGTTACTGGCGAAACTACTACTAATGAGAATGAACACAGAACTGAAGGTGCTTCCAGAGAGAAG GTAAACGTTGCTGAACAAGAACCGGTGGCAAATGACGAAGCTTCTAAAG ATTATTCAAGTCATCAAGTGACTGTCCATCAAATGGATGCACGATCAGATAATCCACCTATTGTCTCAGATGAAAATAATGAG GTGCAGGTTCTCCAGGCAGTTTCTGAAGCATCTCCTAATAGAGCAAGGAAAGGAAAAACATTGCAGAGAAAACAAAACAAGGCAAAGTTGAATTCAAGAAGACAAAGTCTTGCAG aTGCTGGTCTCTTGTGGAAATCTGGTGTAAGGCGAAGCACTAGAGTTAGATCAAGACCTTTGGAGTACTGGCGCGGGGAAAGATTTCTGTATGGACGTATACATAATA GCTTGGCAACAGTCATCGGGATCAAATCTTTCTCTCCCGACAAAGATGGTAAGGAGCCAGTCCTGAAGGTGAAGTCCTTTGTCTCTGATCAATATGCTGATCTTGTTGAGCGTGCAGCGCTCCATTAA